In a single window of the Eshraghiella crossota genome:
- a CDS encoding GNAT family N-acetyltransferase: MSDVYENCPAFENDKFLLRFSQLDDAEDLVSVYSDKNALPFFNSDNCHGDNFYYPNEDRMRQAIKFWLSSYSSKWFVRWTIIDKEKHEAIGTIEVFHRSANDNFNHVGVLRLDLKSEYETSEEIFTIMNLIVPPTFDLFECEEIITKVPVYAVERIEAMKRVGFKKSTKLLVGTMDGYAYKDYWTINRGVYIPLDDLEAKEKA; the protein is encoded by the coding sequence ATGTCAGACGTATATGAAAACTGTCCAGCTTTTGAAAATGATAAATTTCTACTGAGGTTTTCGCAACTTGATGATGCCGAGGATCTTGTAAGCGTGTATAGTGATAAAAATGCACTACCGTTTTTCAACAGCGATAATTGTCATGGAGATAATTTCTATTATCCAAATGAAGATCGAATGAGACAAGCTATTAAGTTTTGGCTTAGTTCCTATTCATCCAAATGGTTTGTCAGGTGGACAATTATTGACAAAGAAAAGCATGAAGCTATCGGCACGATTGAAGTGTTTCATCGTAGTGCAAACGACAACTTTAATCATGTGGGTGTTCTTAGACTTGATTTGAAAAGTGAATATGAAACTTCAGAAGAAATTTTTACAATTATGAATCTTATTGTACCACCTACATTTGATTTGTTTGAGTGCGAGGAAATAATTACAAAAGTTCCTGTTTATGCAGTTGAAAGAATTGAAGCAATGAAAAGAGTAGGATTTAAGAAGTCAACGAAGCTGTTGGTTGGGACAATGGACGGTTACGCTTATAAGGATTATTGGACAATTAACAGAGGAGTATATATCCCTCTGGATGATTTGGAAGCAAAAGAAAAGGCGTGA
- a CDS encoding DUF4367 domain-containing protein, with protein MDMNWQTMLHEAANASFEKDIEVRSAADNDAYSCVDLPKAKIRELSEKILHLPHQGIVLLFSRYCFRLSPQETEKFFQMKNAKGRFRFYRELLSTSMGLSSEQVISDASLNRACKIAMKDYLRTELKEDAAVSSTGKSRTHIVFRRFGKAVAVAAITITLLFSTAMVTNAKIREKVIAWIVETFEKYSIFELQSDGENTKPDLQSYKPTYLPDGAELKNTVEQPEMLAYEYAINESSYFNILLSKSDTRIYADAENTEIESFDKDGVIGYYFKKDDLNYICYERDGDFFSIYGSIDMDELIKIAAGITTE; from the coding sequence ATGGATATGAATTGGCAAACCATGCTGCATGAAGCAGCAAATGCCAGCTTTGAAAAGGATATAGAAGTTCGCTCTGCCGCCGATAATGACGCCTACTCCTGTGTAGATTTACCGAAAGCAAAGATCCGAGAATTAAGCGAAAAGATTCTGCACTTGCCGCATCAGGGAATTGTTCTATTATTTAGTAGATACTGCTTCCGGCTATCTCCCCAAGAAACTGAAAAGTTTTTCCAAATGAAAAATGCAAAGGGTCGCTTCCGCTTTTACCGTGAACTACTTTCTACAAGCATGGGGCTTAGCTCGGAGCAAGTGATTTCGGATGCTTCTCTCAATCGCGCCTGTAAAATTGCTATGAAAGACTATTTACGCACGGAGCTAAAAGAGGATGCTGCTGTAAGTAGTACCGGAAAGAGCCGAACGCATATTGTGTTCAGACGGTTCGGCAAAGCTGTTGCAGTCGCAGCAATTACCATAACCCTGTTGTTCTCAACGGCTATGGTAACTAATGCAAAGATCAGGGAAAAAGTGATTGCGTGGATAGTCGAGACATTTGAAAAATACAGTATCTTTGAACTGCAAAGCGACGGGGAAAACACAAAGCCCGATTTGCAGAGCTATAAGCCTACCTATCTTCCCGACGGGGCGGAATTGAAGAATACGGTTGAACAGCCGGAAATGCTTGCCTATGAATATGCCATCAACGAATCGAGTTATTTTAATATTCTTCTTAGTAAATCAGATACAAGGATTTACGCCGACGCAGAAAATACAGAAATTGAATCGTTTGACAAGGATGGTGTGATTGGCTACTACTTCAAGAAAGATGATTTGAATTATATTTGCTATGAGCGGGATGGCGATTTCTTTTCTATATATGGCTCTATTGATATGGACGAACTGATAAAAATTGCCGCTGGTATAACAACAGAATGA
- a CDS encoding RNA polymerase sigma factor, producing the protein MDGCRAIHEETYMMILLFSVLNDEQRALVERIFHEHHIHFQRISFNIVKSEEAAEDVVSTAFIKIMDNIEKISDLPCPQMTAFCVTIVKNASIDVLRQLQQSVHIDYWDNISDEDTDDIEDECIHNADVHRLTEVIDQLNPDDRHFIYLRYTLEMGYREIGELLNISEDAAKKRGQRLVKKLQKLYEER; encoded by the coding sequence ATGGATGGCTGCAGGGCTATCCATGAGGAAACTTATATGATGATACTCCTATTTAGTGTTTTGAATGATGAACAACGTGCGCTGGTAGAGCGGATATTCCATGAGCATCATATCCACTTCCAGCGCATTTCGTTTAATATTGTGAAGTCAGAGGAAGCCGCAGAGGATGTCGTGTCCACTGCATTTATAAAAATCATGGACAACATCGAAAAAATTTCTGATTTACCCTGTCCCCAAATGACCGCTTTCTGCGTTACCATAGTGAAAAATGCTTCTATTGACGTACTACGTCAATTACAACAGAGTGTTCACATTGATTACTGGGACAATATTTCGGACGAGGACACGGACGATATTGAAGATGAATGTATTCACAATGCAGATGTACATAGGCTGACTGAGGTAATAGATCAGCTTAATCCCGATGATCGGCATTTTATCTATCTTCGCTATACGCTGGAAATGGGATATAGAGAGATTGGTGAATTGCTGAACATTTCGGAGGATGCCGCAAAAAAACGTGGGCAGCGGCTCGTCAAGAAGCTCCAAAAACTGTATGAGGAAAGGTGA
- a CDS encoding lipoprotein, whose amino-acid sequence MKKVFTFFLAMAIIFGISGCGKKEYIVFPFSASDVVKIETYYSNSEADTKEKTLTEEADIDYLYTFFSELPVKDANSDSTNDGSTIKFVFDLSDGTNYELVYIGIATKKGYLQSETSDFYYFTSSDIIGVWANLSKMRLDF is encoded by the coding sequence ATGAAGAAAGTCTTTACATTTTTTCTCGCAATGGCAATTATATTTGGAATTTCTGGTTGTGGAAAGAAAGAATATATTGTTTTTCCTTTTTCTGCATCAGATGTTGTGAAAATTGAAACGTACTATTCTAACTCAGAGGCAGACACCAAGGAAAAAACGCTAACAGAAGAAGCGGATATTGACTACCTATATACGTTTTTTTCTGAGCTGCCTGTGAAAGATGCAAATTCAGATTCTACTAACGACGGTAGTACAATAAAATTCGTGTTTGATCTTTCAGATGGGACGAATTACGAACTTGTTTACATTGGTATTGCAACAAAAAAGGGATACCTACAATCTGAAACTTCTGATTTTTATTATTTTACATCTTCTGACATCATTGGTGTTTGGGCAAACTTATCTAAGATGCGGCTTGACTTTTAA
- a CDS encoding transposon-transfer assisting family protein, with the protein MFKAIAHQQGVSASEVKERIQSTICIYHKHDCRRTIAAISDALPDMDAAMRPLAEQTIHKLQNITDAAFEEAQFTMTLSDAE; encoded by the coding sequence GTGTTTAAAGCGATTGCACATCAACAAGGTGTTTCCGCATCAGAAGTAAAAGAACGTATTCAATCAACCATCTGCATTTACCACAAGCACGACTGCCGCAGAACGATTGCGGCGATTTCCGACGCACTGCCGGATATGGACGCAGCTATGCGTCCGCTGGCAGAGCAGACGATCCATAAACTGCAAAACATAACCGACGCAGCATTTGAGGAAGCGCAGTTCACCATGACGCTTTCAGACGCAGAGTAA
- a CDS encoding helix-turn-helix domain-containing protein yields MPETTPLIKAALNLRVGVGFDVYDQTEVYWVHFTGSDVTNILRSYGLTDDKKVFYCGSGPSYQNLFRAMINELQMCKDSYQEMLEMYLRQIFIKLQRYFNNSIRIDNSRTAETIDMAIAYFNEHYSESISIEEYAEKNHVSTSWFIRNFKLYVGSTPMQFILQKRICNAEALLLNTEYNINEIAQIVGYDNALYFSRMFKKIKGISPSEYRKNI; encoded by the coding sequence ATGCCGGAAACCACGCCGCTCATAAAAGCGGCGTTAAATTTAAGGGTAGGCGTAGGATTTGACGTTTACGATCAGACTGAAGTCTACTGGGTTCATTTTACAGGCAGCGATGTAACAAATATATTACGCTCTTATGGATTGACCGATGACAAAAAGGTATTTTACTGTGGATCTGGTCCCTCCTATCAGAATCTTTTTCGTGCAATGATAAATGAATTACAGATGTGTAAGGATAGTTATCAGGAAATGCTTGAAATGTATTTAAGACAGATTTTTATAAAACTGCAACGATACTTTAATAACAGCATAAGAATAGATAATTCCCGTACTGCAGAAACTATTGACATGGCTATTGCCTATTTCAATGAACATTACAGTGAATCAATCAGCATTGAAGAATACGCTGAAAAAAATCATGTAAGCACAAGCTGGTTTATACGCAATTTCAAACTTTATGTTGGCTCTACACCAATGCAATTTATTTTGCAAAAACGCATTTGCAATGCAGAAGCCCTGCTCTTGAATACAGAATATAACATAAACGAAATTGCACAAATTGTTGGCTATGATAATGCTTTATATTTCAGCCGCATGTTCAAAAAAATAAAAGGCATATCTCCCTCAGAATACCGCAAAAATATATAA
- the tnpC gene encoding IS66 family transposase, translating into MADRHTLEELNNCSREELITIVLMMQGQLDTLNENIERLIEQVRIANSYRFGKHTETLDSIDGQLSFFDEAENCCNLSVPEPAAEEVLPSRRNHKKKGQRETDLKDFPEEILPPYQVSTEELDTFYGAGNWCRMKDETYKRLRHEPESWTVEVHTVEVYVGTGGDHQDEFLRGKRPKDLLRGSIVTPSLLASILNVKYVNSSALHRVEQEFQRNGVNISRQTMSNWIIRCAEKYFAPFVDRMKQELLSLPVTQSDETPTQVIGDSDRPNSKCYMWVHRSGEFYKERPVVIYEYQKGRDYEKPLEFYRNYKGVLVTDSLEQYHLLDKKLPGVTNANCWAHARRAFADAVKAADKKNPLSVKTSVAYQALQKIAEFYRIDTELKELPATDRLTQRQTRIKPLVEDFFAWAKQQAAECTVPPKSRTGQGLNFVIHQENYLKVFLTDGDIPIDNSASERAIRTFCIGKKNWMFHNTAKGAGASALVYSISETAKLNNLRPYYYFRHILTELPKYCDEKGNIDPAKLDQLMPWAEELPEECRKPRRS; encoded by the coding sequence ATGGCAGACAGACATACATTGGAAGAACTGAATAACTGCAGCAGGGAAGAACTGATCACCATCGTTCTTATGATGCAGGGACAACTGGATACCCTGAATGAGAACATCGAGCGGCTGATCGAACAGGTACGCATAGCGAACAGCTATCGTTTCGGAAAACATACAGAAACACTGGATTCCATAGATGGTCAGCTGTCCTTCTTTGATGAGGCAGAAAACTGCTGCAATCTGTCTGTCCCGGAGCCTGCTGCGGAGGAAGTACTTCCATCCCGACGTAACCATAAGAAAAAAGGGCAGCGGGAAACGGATCTGAAAGATTTCCCGGAAGAGATCCTTCCTCCTTATCAGGTATCCACAGAAGAACTGGATACGTTTTATGGTGCAGGCAACTGGTGCAGAATGAAGGATGAAACCTACAAAAGACTGCGCCATGAGCCGGAATCCTGGACGGTGGAAGTCCATACCGTGGAAGTCTACGTGGGAACCGGCGGAGATCATCAGGACGAATTCTTACGTGGAAAACGCCCCAAGGATCTTCTGCGTGGAAGCATCGTTACTCCTTCCCTGCTTGCATCCATTCTGAATGTAAAATATGTGAACTCCTCTGCACTGCACAGGGTCGAGCAGGAGTTTCAGCGGAATGGTGTAAATATCTCCAGACAGACCATGTCGAACTGGATCATCCGGTGTGCTGAGAAATATTTTGCACCGTTTGTGGATCGTATGAAGCAGGAACTGCTGTCCCTACCGGTGACACAGTCGGACGAAACACCGACACAGGTGATCGGTGACAGTGACCGTCCGAACAGTAAATGCTACATGTGGGTACACCGTTCCGGGGAGTTCTATAAGGAACGTCCTGTGGTGATCTACGAATACCAGAAAGGCAGGGATTACGAAAAGCCGCTGGAGTTTTACCGGAACTACAAAGGAGTTCTGGTCACGGACAGTCTGGAGCAGTATCATCTGCTGGACAAAAAACTGCCGGGAGTGACAAACGCAAACTGTTGGGCACATGCAAGAAGAGCCTTTGCAGATGCCGTAAAGGCAGCGGATAAAAAGAATCCCCTGTCAGTAAAAACTTCCGTGGCATACCAGGCATTACAAAAGATTGCAGAATTCTACCGGATCGATACCGAACTGAAAGAACTTCCGGCAACGGATCGCCTTACACAGCGGCAGACAAGGATAAAGCCGCTGGTTGAGGATTTCTTTGCGTGGGCAAAACAACAGGCTGCAGAATGTACGGTGCCTCCGAAATCCAGGACCGGACAGGGACTAAATTTCGTCATCCATCAGGAAAACTATTTAAAGGTATTTCTGACCGATGGGGATATCCCAATCGATAACTCCGCTTCCGAACGGGCTATCCGGACTTTCTGTATCGGCAAGAAGAACTGGATGTTCCATAACACAGCAAAAGGTGCCGGAGCCAGCGCTCTTGTTTACAGTATTTCAGAAACAGCAAAGCTGAACAATCTGCGCCCGTACTACTACTTCAGGCATATCCTCACGGAGCTGCCTAAGTATTGTGACGAAAAAGGAAATATAGATCCGGCAAAACTAGATCAGCTGATGCCCTGGGCAGAGGAGCTTCCCGAGGAATGCCGGAAACCACGCCGCTCATAA
- the tnpB gene encoding IS66 family insertion sequence element accessory protein TnpB (TnpB, as the term is used for proteins encoded by IS66 family insertion elements, is considered an accessory protein, since TnpC, encoded by a neighboring gene, is a DDE family transposase.): MLEDAAGIRRVVIACGYVDLRKGIDGLSMIIGGRYHQNPFEKGTLFLFCGRRSDRIKGLLWMGDGFLQLYKRLEAGSLSWPRTSEEAADLTEEQFRYLMMGLNPLNPKVREVTPQKPT, translated from the coding sequence ATGCTTGAAGATGCTGCCGGTATCCGCAGAGTCGTGATTGCCTGCGGATATGTGGATCTGCGCAAAGGGATCGATGGGCTGTCCATGATCATCGGAGGCAGATACCATCAGAATCCTTTTGAAAAGGGAACTTTATTCCTATTCTGTGGCAGACGGTCCGACCGCATCAAGGGACTTCTATGGATGGGAGACGGTTTTCTTCAGCTCTACAAACGGCTGGAGGCAGGTTCCCTGTCCTGGCCTAGAACCAGCGAAGAGGCCGCAGACCTTACAGAGGAACAGTTCCGTTATCTTATGATGGGGCTGAATCCCCTGAACCCCAAAGTCAGGGAAGTAACACCGCAAAAGCCCACCTGA
- a CDS encoding MFS transporter: MEEKTYLKWYNKVGYGTGDIAGNVVYAFLSSFVMIYLTNTVGLNSGIVGTLIAVSKLFDGVTDIFFGTMIDRTKSKMGKARPWMFYGFFGCAVTLFGVFAIPTSLGKTAQYAWFFIAYTLLNAVFYTANNIAYAALTSLVTKNSKERVQMGSFRFMFSFGTNLVIQSVTVGAVEMFGGGAAAWRTIAFIYCIIGIITNTLAVFSVKELSDEELKDDSVAGEEDDKLSFKQTIKLLFSNKYFSMICVIYILQQLRASMVNVGIFFMTYVLLNKNLFGVFSWANNIPLIIALAVTPALVSKMKGMYKLNKYSYMLATVCRLMVAVAGYLGSVPLMLLFTVLTSLGEGPWQGDMSAVIAQCSEHTYLKSGKRIDGSMFSCTSLGVKLGGGIGVALSGWLLDISGYINLDNAVQPDSCINMMYFMYLWLPFIFDIIITVILSFLNVESANMKLKENMQNQ; encoded by the coding sequence ATGGAAGAAAAAACATACCTGAAATGGTATAACAAAGTAGGTTACGGAACGGGAGATATTGCAGGAAATGTAGTATATGCTTTTCTATCATCATTTGTCATGATTTACCTGACAAATACAGTTGGGTTAAATTCGGGCATAGTAGGTACATTGATAGCGGTATCAAAATTATTTGATGGAGTTACGGATATATTTTTCGGTACAATGATTGACCGTACAAAGAGTAAGATGGGAAAAGCAAGACCGTGGATGTTTTACGGATTCTTTGGCTGTGCTGTCACACTGTTTGGTGTATTTGCCATTCCGACCAGTCTTGGAAAAACAGCGCAGTATGCATGGTTTTTTATAGCATATACATTACTTAATGCTGTATTTTATACTGCTAATAATATTGCGTATGCAGCGTTGACATCACTGGTAACAAAAAACAGTAAAGAGCGTGTTCAGATGGGGTCTTTCCGTTTCATGTTCTCATTTGGTACAAATCTGGTCATCCAGTCTGTTACTGTTGGTGCAGTAGAAATGTTTGGTGGCGGTGCAGCCGCATGGAGAACTATCGCATTTATTTACTGTATTATAGGTATTATTACCAATACACTTGCTGTATTTTCGGTAAAAGAGCTGTCAGATGAAGAATTAAAAGATGACAGTGTGGCAGGAGAGGAAGATGACAAACTTTCTTTTAAGCAGACAATAAAACTTCTCTTTAGTAATAAATATTTTTCAATGATTTGTGTGATCTATATTCTTCAGCAGCTTCGTGCTTCTATGGTGAATGTAGGAATCTTTTTTATGACATATGTATTGCTGAATAAGAATTTGTTCGGTGTATTTTCATGGGCGAATAATATTCCTTTGATCATTGCACTTGCCGTTACACCTGCACTGGTTTCAAAAATGAAAGGAATGTATAAGTTAAACAAGTATAGTTATATGCTTGCTACAGTATGCCGTTTGATGGTTGCAGTGGCAGGTTATCTGGGAAGTGTTCCGCTGATGCTGTTATTTACAGTTCTTACATCCCTCGGAGAAGGACCGTGGCAGGGAGACATGAGTGCAGTAATTGCACAGTGTTCAGAACATACTTATTTAAAGAGTGGAAAGCGGATTGACGGTTCCATGTTCTCCTGTACTTCATTAGGTGTAAAGCTCGGTGGAGGTATTGGTGTTGCACTTTCAGGCTGGCTGCTTGACATAAGTGGATATATTAACCTTGATAATGCGGTTCAGCCGGATAGCTGTATCAATATGATGTATTTTATGTATCTGTGGCTTCCGTTTATATTTGACATTATTATTACAGTCATTCTTTCATTCCTTAATGTAGAGAGTGCAAATATGAAATTAAAAGAAAATATGCAGAATCAGTAA
- a CDS encoding glycoside hydrolase family 2 TIM barrel-domain containing protein → MNADMKWLDNPEVFRVNQLDAHSDHCYYMDYADMEKSENPLMQSLNGQWEFAFSKNVMDRPENFYEENFDASSFDKIMVPGHIELVGYDKIRYINTMYPWEGKEYHRGAYSMESTGDEAGMFSEAEYNPVGSYIKRFDLSEQMREKKIRICFEGVEEAMYLWLNGQFVGYAEDSFTPSEFDLTPFIREKGNVLAVQVHKMSTAAFLEDQDFFRFFGIFRNVTLKAVPEVHLEDVWFQPTLNKDNISGRVSVKMKVSAPEGKKVSAHLVLKDRENNQVAEDNITLEEKAGSLVGVIDTEVGSVKAWDNYCPYLYHAYVELRGEDGEILEIIPYDIGFRRLEMIDKVIYLNGKRLVITGVNRHEWSAKTGRSISMDEMTADIDCMIRNNINAVRTCHYPDQIPWYYLCDKAGIYVMAETNMESHGTFQKLGAIEPSCSVPCSIPQWREAVVDRARSNFETFKNHTAILFWSLGNESYAGDDIEAMNTYFKEKQDGRFVHYESSFYDRNYEETISDVESRMYAKPYEVEEYLNNNPKKPYLLCEYMHDMGNSMGGLGTYMKLIDKYEMYHGGFIWDFIDQALLVKDEVTGKEVLRYGGDFDDKPSDYEFSGNGIVFADRKEKPAMQEVRYYYGLYR, encoded by the coding sequence ATGAACGCTGATATGAAATGGTTAGACAATCCGGAAGTGTTCCGTGTAAACCAGTTGGACGCACACAGCGACCATTGTTACTATATGGATTATGCAGATATGGAAAAATCAGAAAATCCTTTGATGCAGTCATTAAATGGACAATGGGAGTTTGCTTTTAGCAAAAATGTAATGGACAGACCGGAAAATTTCTATGAGGAAAATTTTGATGCATCTTCATTTGATAAGATTATGGTTCCGGGGCATATCGAACTGGTAGGCTATGACAAAATACGCTATATCAATACGATGTATCCGTGGGAGGGAAAAGAATATCACAGGGGTGCGTATAGTATGGAGAGTACCGGGGACGAGGCAGGAATGTTTTCCGAGGCAGAGTATAATCCTGTCGGATCTTATATCAAACGATTTGATTTGAGTGAGCAAATGCGTGAAAAGAAAATCCGTATCTGTTTTGAAGGTGTGGAAGAAGCGATGTATCTGTGGCTGAATGGTCAGTTTGTAGGATATGCGGAGGATAGTTTTACACCGTCAGAATTTGATCTGACACCATTTATCAGAGAAAAAGGAAATGTGCTGGCAGTTCAGGTTCACAAAATGAGTACGGCAGCATTTTTGGAGGATCAGGACTTTTTCCGATTTTTTGGAATTTTTAGAAATGTAACTTTAAAAGCAGTGCCAGAGGTGCATTTGGAAGATGTATGGTTTCAGCCAACACTAAACAAGGACAATATAAGCGGCAGGGTATCGGTAAAGATGAAAGTATCTGCTCCAGAAGGAAAGAAAGTATCTGCCCATTTGGTTTTAAAAGACAGAGAGAATAATCAGGTGGCAGAGGACAATATCACCTTAGAGGAAAAAGCTGGAAGTCTTGTAGGAGTGATAGATACTGAGGTTGGAAGTGTTAAGGCATGGGATAATTACTGCCCATATCTGTATCACGCATATGTAGAGCTTAGAGGCGAAGATGGAGAAATATTAGAGATAATTCCATATGACATAGGTTTCAGAAGACTGGAAATGATTGACAAGGTAATCTATTTAAATGGTAAACGTCTTGTCATTACCGGAGTAAACCGTCATGAGTGGAGTGCAAAGACAGGAAGAAGCATCAGTATGGATGAAATGACAGCAGACATTGATTGTATGATTAGAAATAATATCAATGCAGTACGCACATGCCATTATCCGGATCAGATACCGTGGTATTACCTGTGTGATAAAGCTGGTATTTATGTAATGGCAGAAACGAATATGGAAAGTCATGGAACATTCCAGAAACTTGGTGCGATTGAACCATCGTGCAGCGTACCTTGTTCTATTCCGCAATGGCGGGAGGCTGTTGTTGACAGGGCTAGGAGTAATTTTGAAACTTTTAAAAACCATACAGCAATTCTTTTCTGGTCTTTAGGAAATGAATCTTATGCGGGTGATGACATAGAAGCAATGAATACTTACTTCAAGGAAAAGCAGGATGGCAGATTTGTTCATTATGAAAGCTCTTTCTATGACCGTAATTATGAGGAAACCATATCAGATGTAGAGAGCAGGATGTATGCAAAGCCTTATGAAGTGGAGGAATATTTAAATAATAATCCAAAGAAACCGTATCTTTTGTGTGAGTATATGCATGATATGGGTAATTCGATGGGAGGACTTGGTACTTATATGAAGTTAATAGATAAGTATGAGATGTACCACGGTGGATTTATCTGGGATTTCATTGATCAGGCACTTCTCGTGAAAGATGAAGTGACAGGAAAAGAAGTTTTGCGTTATGGCGGGGACTTTGATGATAAGCCTTCTGATTATGAGTTTTCAGGAAATGGAATTGTATTTGCAGACCGTAAGGAAAAACCAGCTATGCAGGAAGTGAGGTATTACTATGGCTTATACAGATAA
- a CDS encoding beta-galactosidase small subunit, which translates to MAYTDKNKLRVVYGDYTLGVHGDGFDYIFSYSQGGLESIVKNGYEWLYRCPKPTFWRALTDNDRGSRFHIKSGSWLASDMFIDCKKTEVIMDGELQKQYAPDNNSYGGDVAAGEIIVKYTYETVSNPVTTVIVSYTIDVTGNIKVDVDYTGVKGLPELPVFGMRFIMPTLADKYMYKGLSGETYPDRKAGAEKGIYEVSDLSLTPYLVPQECGMRMDTEWLEITRHTSLDNSRTDSSPQTLRIEENDKAFAFSCLPYTASEIENATHHEELPPARRTVLCVYGAVRGVGGIDSWGSDVEDDYRISAEKDIHYSFIIR; encoded by the coding sequence ATGGCTTATACAGATAAGAATAAATTGAGAGTTGTATATGGAGATTATACACTTGGTGTACATGGAGATGGGTTTGACTATATATTCTCTTATTCACAGGGCGGTTTGGAGTCTATAGTAAAAAACGGTTATGAATGGCTGTATCGTTGTCCAAAGCCTACTTTTTGGAGAGCATTAACAGATAATGACAGAGGCAGCAGGTTTCACATTAAAAGTGGAAGCTGGCTCGCATCGGATATGTTCATTGACTGTAAAAAAACTGAAGTTATTATGGATGGTGAATTGCAAAAGCAGTATGCTCCGGACAATAACAGCTATGGCGGTGATGTGGCTGCCGGGGAAATAATTGTGAAATATACTTATGAGACTGTCAGCAATCCAGTAACAACAGTCATTGTATCTTATACCATTGATGTAACTGGAAATATCAAGGTGGATGTGGATTACACAGGAGTAAAGGGACTGCCGGAACTTCCGGTATTCGGAATGAGGTTTATTATGCCGACACTTGCAGATAAATATATGTACAAGGGATTATCGGGGGAAACCTATCCGGACAGAAAGGCAGGGGCAGAAAAAGGAATTTATGAGGTATCAGATTTGAGCCTGACACCATATCTGGTTCCACAGGAATGTGGTATGAGAATGGATACAGAGTGGCTGGAGATTACAAGACATACAAGTCTTGATAATAGCAGAACGGATAGTTCACCACAGACATTAAGAATAGAAGAAAACGACAAGGCATTTGCTTTTTCGTGCCTGCCTTATACAGCATCAGAGATTGAAAACGCAACACACCATGAGGAACTGCCACCAGCAAGAAGAACAGTCCTTTGTGTCTATGGTGCAGTAAGAGGAGTCGGTGGAATTGATAGCTGGGGAAGTGATGTGGAAGATGATTATCGGATTAGTGCAGAAAAAGACATTCACTATTCCTTCATTATCCGCTAA